Part of the Nicotiana sylvestris chromosome 5, ASM39365v2, whole genome shotgun sequence genome is shown below.
CTCTCTCCTCTTTTACCCTTTTCCGATTTTTATTAGTTTCCTACCTCTCTTCGAATGTACTTGTCAAACAACATCTTTTCTCCCCTTTAGTTATTTATGAAATTGTGTGGGATACATTGATGTCAAAAATTCACCTCTTCTTCGTTCTTTTATAGTCTTAGGCTTTATGGTTTAATTTGGTGAATTATTTGGGATTAATTTATAATGAAAACATCCGGCAAATTCTTCACGATAGCGCTGGTAGCAGCATGGTATTCATCAAACATTGGGGTTTTATTACTGAACAAGTATTTGCTAAGCAATTATGGtttcaaatacccaattttccTCACAATGTGTCATATGACTGCTTGCTCTTTATTCAGCTACATAGCCATTGCTTGGATGAAAATTGTTCCAATGCAAACTATGAGATCTAGGGTTCAGTTTATGAAGATCTCTGCTTTGAGCCTCGTCTTCTGTGGCTCTGTGGTTAGTGGCAACATTTCACTTAGGTACTTGCCTGTTTCATTCAATCAGGCTATTGGTGCTACTACGCCTTTTTTTACTGCTGTTTTTGCCTATTTGATGACAATGAGGAGGGAATCCTGGTTGACTTATGCTACTCTCCTTCCTGTTGTCGCCGGCGTTATCATTGCCAGTGGGGTATGTATTTTTCTTATGCATATTTCGTATAACTCTTAGCTTGAATTATGGTACAATGCCTAATGAATTGGGACAGCTTAAATTGTTTTTTAATCAATTAGAGTTCATGGCTTCGGTCTAGTGGCAAGAGCACGTGAAGTGTCGGTTAGGCAAACCGTGCGCCACTGGCCTATGGGATTTCTCGattgtttaaaaataaaattagagtTCAAGTTTATGTTTTATTAAAGAAACTGCCATGATTTTTATCCCTAGATGGGATAGCTTAGTGAGTGAGGCATGGGAGTAACAACCTGTATATCCTTGGAATCCGAGGTACAACAATTGTTGTGAGCAAGGATCAACTTGACAACCTGTGCTTATGGGCTAGACATGACATGTTACCTATTGGATTAGTCGAGATGCATACTAACTGGCctagataccaaaaaaaaaaggaatagttCAAATTTGTATGATTTCTTTTGCAATGTAGCCCCCCTCCTTCCACCCTTTTTGTTGAGAGGATGTATTAAGAGAGAGGACCATTATGTTTGAGCTATGTGAAGATATAAATCATGTCTACGTTATAACCATCAGATAGCCGGCTTTAAGATGAATGAACTTTTTAAAGATAAATGCTTTGAGTATTATTCCTTTCAGATTTAGTTGAATATTTGGGTAAGAACAATTTTTTGTTGTAGATTAGATTTGTCAATCGCAACCCAATATTTAAGCTTGTGTAAGTTGTGTTAAAGGATATAGCTGTGAAGCCTAGTGTGAtacccgccatgtcatcatgccacataggcgccatttgacatatattaatgccatgtggaagcttacataagaagaatgctagcatttgtgagaagattctagagaggtatggacatttccttaggaagaacctagatccttatggatttgctaggaaagtccttggaatcttctaggcttgtagagaattctagaaaaagcccttatcttgtaaatatcaaggacttgtgcaataattaatatttacacactagcccctagaaaactagtatataaagggggccattcatttgtaattcatcaagcaaacaattcaagttctcccTAATAaaaagcttcctttaacaattctcttgtgttctttcttccattctcttagcgatcttgagtgtagcaAGGCTGACTTGACATAACAAGAACGTGAgtaagttgtgcaagatcgtgaatGAGCtgtcaagtgccgcacgtgtacttggttaacaactaaggacgtgacactAGGCTATGGAAAGGGCTCACTAATACTCAAGATGACGAAATTGTGCTGGCAATTAGTTTTGGTGGTACAATGCTGTGGGAATAAATCCATCTTGCTTCTGATTCATAGTTGTATTTCTTTTTAGGGTGAGCCAAGTTTTCACTTATTTGGTTTCATCATGTGTATTGGTGCAACAGCTGCTAGGGCACTCAAATCTGTGCTTCAAGGGATTTTGCTGTCATCGGAAGGGTAATGGTTACATGCATTTATGTGTTCTATATTTCAGTCAATCTGTTGCCAAATTTTGCACATTTGGACATAGGATAGGATTCTGAAATATATTCCGTTTATCAAGGGAGAAGCTGAATTCCATGAACCTTCTACTCTACATGGCTCCTATAGCAGTTGTACTTCTATTACCCGTGACAGTAATGATGGAAGAAAATGTAGTTGGTATCACTTTGGCACTTGCAAGAGATGATATTACAATCGTCTGGTTGTTGCTATTCAATTCAGCCCTTGCATATTTTGTAAACTTGACCAACTTTCTCGTCACTAAACACACTAGTGCTCTGACACTTCAGGTATTCTTTCTTGATTCTCTACTCAAGATACTCACTACATATTTTTATAGTCCTTGATTTTGTCGGATGAGATGAGTTGTGCTTGTATTTGAATTCAGAAATCAGTGGTGTTATCACATAATCCCTATGTTCTTTTATCTATAGTCTGGATATGTTCATGTCTTGATTTGTAACAAGTCCACAAAGTATGTACAAAATATGAAGATCCTATTTTACTTATTTGATTTTCCTGGCTTTTCATGCTCTTCATCAAATATAGCTGTCTTAGTTTGTCATTTGCTTTCGAGGAAGCACTTTCATTCTTTTCCATTTAATTTTGAGAAAAAGGTTCTGGAAAATGATTTGTCTACATTTAAAAGCTTTtacacccccccccctcccccccttttttttttgaaatgatttAGTATGCTTGGAAAGTGTATGGATCTCGCCGTCTTTGGTCTACGGGTAAGAACGGATCGCATGATGTATATGTTAGGCGTGCGTCACGGGTTCGAGCCCTGCTGTAGAAAAGCCTGATACTTAAGTGGAGAAGGATAGAGGGCAGGCCCATCATCCACTGAGTTTCGAACCTACCTTGTGTCGCTGGACCTCGAGATTTCTCAGTTATTATAAAAAGTTAATGGATCTCCTACTATGCAGTTGCTGGTGCCTGGTAGTATCAACTTTTACAGCTAATGATGTTTTTCAGATATTTCGTACTGATTCTCATCCATCTGTAATCTATACATTATGGATTCATTCTCTGTGTTCTGTCTTTTGTTGACTGATCTGGACTCTAGCGCGAGTAGTTCATTTTTTAACTCAATGGATATGTGCAACTGTATGGAATATTCATATTCCCTGATCCTCATGGAGACCAATGAATTGCATGAGGCTGTTTAATTGTACTTTGGAGAGTTGCACAAATAGCTAAGTAAAAATTAAACGTTGTAAGAAGTACAAGGTTTCACTTGAAGCTTTGGGAGGATTAGATACGTAGATGTGCTCAAAGCCATACATAGgagatttcttttaatttgagCAGCTATTTGATGAACAGAAGAACCCAATAAGACATGCCCCTCTGGTTAGCACATATATTCCATATGAAAGAACATGATCCCCTTTGATTAGCACATAGGATAGGTTAAGCAAATAAAGTTTGAATTATTCATCAAATTATGGGTTGAGATATGTTGGAAAGAGCAGCCATAATGTGTGTAAGCATACAGTTTGTAATTATGTTTCCTGTTTAAAAATATAGGTATCTTATCGCTTGTTATGAAGAAGTGGCATCAAGGCTAAACTATTATAGAGCATTATAGTTTTCATTCCGAATCTGGATGTCGATGTTGGACTTTGATCTAAGCCGAAAATGGTTATTGGTTAATAGTAATTGGGGAAACATAAGTTATTGTCGTGTTGCTTGTATTGGCTTTTGTGGTTATGTAGTATGTTGTCTTGGGAAGTAGAGATTCTATGATATAGATGGACGAGTTGAAAGTTGATTTACAGAGGGTTTAACATTATTGTACAATCACTTACACTTTTGGAGATGGAGAGGTGTAGTCTACTTATAGTATGTTCCTTCTATTTTTATGTGTTCCTTTTGTTCTTTCATTGGCCTTTTGATGCATAGTGCTTTACATTTATTTTTTGGGGGTGGTTTGAGTGAGGAGAGATGTATCTCTTCTGTTGTTGCTGTTTTCTTTAACAAGCTCTCTTGCCTTTACAGGTCCTGGGAAATGCAAAAGGAGCTGTAGCTGTTGTTGTCTCCATCTTAATATTTAGAAATCCGGTATCAGTAACGGGGATGCTTGGCTATACATTCACAGTTTTTGGGGTCATACTGTATAGTGAAGTAAAGAAACACAGTAAATGAACTATGGACCTGGAAATTCCACTGTGACTTATGATTAGAATTGATTGTTGTTCAAGGGGAGATTCAGCCTTCAAGAGGCAAGTCAGGTCATGCTCTTGTTGATGGGATCTTGGATTTTTCCAGGAAACGGGCTTCCATCTGTATCAGCCAAGAGCCGCAATATATCATATAATAGAAAATCGTAACAGGCAACATGATTTGTCTATCCATTCTACCCTACATGAGGTTATAGAAAGAAAGGTCTTTATTTTTGCAGGAAATATTGTACAATTAAGACCGCAATATGTTATACTACAGTATTCTTACTGATTTATCACATAAAAGGAACTGAAAGTTACAGATCTGCAAATGACTTGTACAAATCCAGATTTGGTTTAGCTGCATTGAAATGTTCATACTTTTGTGAAGTCTTTAAAGTTTCTTATGTCCCTATGTTTTAGCATGGATTCTATGCTTCTTGTCGCCGATCTGAAATGTGTCACGCAGAAGATTAGCTGCTACTGAAGTCCACCAAAAGCAACAATTGCTTGAACTCAAAATGCTCAGACATTTCAGTGTGTTGCTAAATGAAACTATACTAACTACGAACCTACGCATGGAAGTCTTAGTTTGTTAACTATATCCACATGTTCTACTCAATCTTGTCAACTATGCATGTGGCGCTCCTTTAGTCATTGAGCATCTGGACTCTAGCTTACTACAAAACAACTGGAAACCAGACGTGAGTTAAGACAAGCCTTTGCTGGTGTGGATTTCTGTAATAGAATCATGTACCTTCGAAATGAAAATGTCTGGAAACTAAATTAACTAATGCAtgcatttaaaaaaaaagaaaaaaaatcgaggAAATGTGCACATAGAAGGACCTTTCAGGACCAGAAACACAGTTAATAACAAAAGAATGCTTTTGATGTAAAATACTTGTGTCTTACGGAAAGAATAGATAGTCAGAACTTTCAAAATAAGTTGTCCAAAGGATCAAAGAGTAGAAGATGATGTAAAATTTGAATGAAACCTTGTCCATTGAAATATGAAAGAGAAGACAAACCTTGTCCACTGAATGTAACGATCTgattggtcgttttgagctctagcacgtcttTCGGCGGTTTGAGGCATTTAGTAACTTCACatcatgtattatgacttgtacgtgtggtcggaattgaattttgggaagttcggagttgatttggaaggaaaattctcaattcggaagctttaagttggaagagttgaccaaggctTGACTTTTCAGTAAGTGACCTTGGAGTAGGGATTTGaaagttccaataggttcgtatgatgattttgaacttgggagtaTATTCGGGTTGAGTATCGGATGGTCCGGAAACATTTCTGCGCTcattgtggaaagttggc
Proteins encoded:
- the LOC104217903 gene encoding probable sugar phosphate/phosphate translocator At3g11320, giving the protein MKTSGKFFTIALVAAWYSSNIGVLLLNKYLLSNYGFKYPIFLTMCHMTACSLFSYIAIAWMKIVPMQTMRSRVQFMKISALSLVFCGSVVSGNISLRYLPVSFNQAIGATTPFFTAVFAYLMTMRRESWLTYATLLPVVAGVIIASGGEPSFHLFGFIMCIGATAARALKSVLQGILLSSEGEKLNSMNLLLYMAPIAVVLLLPVTVMMEENVVGITLALARDDITIVWLLLFNSALAYFVNLTNFLVTKHTSALTLQVLGNAKGAVAVVVSILIFRNPVSVTGMLGYTFTVFGVILYSEVKKHSK